AGGACCCGCGCGGGCGGGATAGTCTGTTGCGGGTCGGCGACGCAGCGCGACACGGTGCCGAGAGGCATCCGCTGATCGTGTTGACGTCGTGTTCCCCGGCCCCGAGAGCGAAGCTGAGCGACTTCCCCTGTGTCTGACACCAGATTCTCCCCATCGGTCACGACTCCGCGGACTCCCGAGGAGGACGCCGGCGGCCCCGCCCAGACGGGGGCCCGCTGGCCACTGCCGGAGGAGGCGTTCTGGAGCGAGGCCGCCGACCCGCACGGGGTCGCGCCAGGGGAGCTCACCGAGCCTCAGCCCGTGGTGAAGGCCCCTGCGAAGAGCCCGGCGAAGGGCCCAGAGGAGGCCCCTTCGAAGGGCGCGGTGGAGGGCTCTGCGAAGACCTCTTCGAAGGGCGCGGTGAAGGACGACGCGCGGGCGACGGTCACGAAGGAGCGACCCCAGCCGCGGACGACGACGGATGACCGGCCCCAGCAGCAGCCCGAGCCGAAGCTCGAGGCCGAGCCGCCCAGGCGCAAGCGCGACCCGTTCCTCGACAACGTCAAGTTCGTCCTGATCGCCCTGGTGCCGATCGGCCACGCGCTGGTGCCGACGCTCGCGGCCGGCTCCAACCGGGCCCTCTACATCTTCATCTACACGTTCCACATGCCGCTGTTCGTGCTCATCAGCGGCTACCTGTCCAGAAACTTCTGGAACTCCAACGCGAAGACCAACAAGCTGGTCGACACGTTCCTCATCCCGTACGTGATCGTCGAGGTCGGCTACGCCATCCTCCGTACCTCGGTGGGCCAGAAGTGGAGCCTGACGATCATCGACCCGGCCTGGCTCAACTGGTATCTGCTGGCGCTGCTGTTCTGGCGGCTGTCCACGCCGGTGTGGAAGCGGATGAAGTTCCCCGTGCCGGTGGCGATCGCGATCTACCTGTTCGCCGGGTTCTCGCAGATCTCGGGCGACTTCAGCATGGACCGCTTCTTCGGCCTCGTTCCGTTCTTCGTGATCGGCCTGGTGATGCAGCCCGAGCACTTCGAGATGCTCAACCGGCGCTGGATCAAGATCCTGGCGGCCCTCACCGTCCTCGGCGCGGCGGCGGTGGCGATCTACATCGCGCCGAAGGCGCCGCTCGACCCGTTCTACTTCAAGGCCAGCTACCAGGACCTCCACCTGTCGTGGTACATGGGGCTCGCCCTGCGCAGCGGCCTGCTGGTGTGCTCGCTGGCCATGTGCTTCGCCGTGCTGGCGCTGGTGCCCAGGGGTGAGACGTGGTTCTCCGACCTCGGCACCCGCACGCTCTACTGCTACCTGCTCCACGGCATCCCCGTGCTGGTCGCCAAGGAGATGGGCTGGCTCGACTTCCCGTGGCTGTTCGGACCGCTGGGAGCGCTGGCGATCGCTTCGAGCTGCTTCGCGCTGGCGATCGTGCTGTGCCTGCCCGAGACCCGTACGATCTTCAAGTGGGTGCTGGAGCCCCGCCTGACCTGGCTCTATCGTCGCCCCTCACGAAGTTAAGCGACCGTTTCACCCGTATTTACGCCTTTGACCTGGTGGGCGCGGAGCATCGACGCATGCGCGTATGTGTCGCCACGACCGTCCATCATCCCGAGGACGCCCGGATCATGCACCGGCAGATCAGGGCGCTGCTCGACGCGGGCCACGAGGTCACCTACGTCGCGCCGTTCACGTACTTCAACGTGACCCCCGCCATGGGGCTCACCGCGATCGACGTGGCGCGGCACGCCTCGTACGGCAGGGCGCGTACGGCGCTCAGACGCGGCGTGAAGGACGCGGACCTGCTGATCGTCCACGAGCACCGGCTGCTGCGCGTGCTGCCCTACAAGCGCCCTCCGGTGGTCTGGGACGTGCGCGAGCAGGTGGCCCCCAAGCAGCTCGTCAGGGCCGGAAGACGCCACCAGGTGATCACTCCCGCGGTGGTGCCCGAGGCGACCCTGGTGTCGACCAGCCCGCCTCCTCCCGGCGACACCAGGGTCGTGCACATCGGCCGTCTCTCGGCCGAGCGCGGCGTCTCGGAGCTGATCGGGCTGGCCGAACGGCTGATCCCGCACGGCGTCAGGCTCGACCTCATCGGCGCCGCCGCCCGCGAGGTCCGTCCGCTCCTGCGTGACGCGCAGCGGGTGGGGCTGCTCGACTGGTTCGGGTACGTGCCCAACCGGCACGCGCTGCGGATGGCCGAGGGGGCGCTGGCCGGTCTCTCGCTGGCCGACGACACGGTGCTGACGCTGCCCACCAAGATCATGGACTACATGGGGCGCGGGCTGCCGGTGATCACGACGCCCCAGGGCTCCGCGCTGGTCGAGGCCACCGGGTGCGGGCTCGTGGTGCCGCTGGACGTGGACGCGGTGCTGAACGCCGTACTGGATCTGAAGGAGGACCCGGCACGGCGGGCCCGGCTCGGCGCGCTGGGTCACACGGAGGCGCGCCTGCGCCACCACTGGCCGGACCACGCGGCCGCCTTCGTACGCCGCGCCGAGTCCTGGGCCGGCCTCCCCGCCCACGCCCTGGCCGTCTGATCCCTCCACGCCCTGGCGGAGACGCGCCGGCCACCGCACCACGGAAGGACATCGGGGGCGGCAATGGCGACAGGACCGACGGGTTGATGTACTGGGAAGCATGGCAACGCATCTCATCCAGGGCCGCACCGTGGCCATGCCGGTGCGGGTGCGGGACGCGGAGGTCTGCAGCGCCTTCTACGCGGTACGCGCCGACGCCGCCAGGGCGGTGATCGCGTACTCCGGGCTCGACGTGGCCGAGATCCTGCCCGGCAAGGCCGTCTGCGTGCTGCTGTTCGTGGACTACCGAGACGGCGACCTCGATCCCTATCACGAGTTCGGCATGGCGTTCCTGGTGCGCCCTCCAGGCGTCTCAGGGACCGGAGGGCTGAGGGATCTGCGGCAGGCCGGGGTGTTCGTGCACTGGCTGCCGGTGGACCAGTCGTTCACGCTGGAGGCCGGGCGGACGCTGTGGGGGTTCCCGAAGGAGCTGGCGGACATCGAGCTGCGGCTCGGCTCGCCGTACAAACGGTGCATCCTTCGCAAGGACGGCAGGCTCGTGCTGGACATCCTGATCAAGGCGGGCGTGCCCGCGCCGGGCGCCACGGTCATGGCGCCGCTGGACGCCTACACCCACCGTGACGGGATCACGCGGCGTGTCC
The nucleotide sequence above comes from Nonomuraea helvata. Encoded proteins:
- a CDS encoding acyltransferase family protein, translating into MSDTRFSPSVTTPRTPEEDAGGPAQTGARWPLPEEAFWSEAADPHGVAPGELTEPQPVVKAPAKSPAKGPEEAPSKGAVEGSAKTSSKGAVKDDARATVTKERPQPRTTTDDRPQQQPEPKLEAEPPRRKRDPFLDNVKFVLIALVPIGHALVPTLAAGSNRALYIFIYTFHMPLFVLISGYLSRNFWNSNAKTNKLVDTFLIPYVIVEVGYAILRTSVGQKWSLTIIDPAWLNWYLLALLFWRLSTPVWKRMKFPVPVAIAIYLFAGFSQISGDFSMDRFFGLVPFFVIGLVMQPEHFEMLNRRWIKILAALTVLGAAAVAIYIAPKAPLDPFYFKASYQDLHLSWYMGLALRSGLLVCSLAMCFAVLALVPRGETWFSDLGTRTLYCYLLHGIPVLVAKEMGWLDFPWLFGPLGALAIASSCFALAIVLCLPETRTIFKWVLEPRLTWLYRRPSRS
- a CDS encoding glycosyltransferase, whose amino-acid sequence is MRVCVATTVHHPEDARIMHRQIRALLDAGHEVTYVAPFTYFNVTPAMGLTAIDVARHASYGRARTALRRGVKDADLLIVHEHRLLRVLPYKRPPVVWDVREQVAPKQLVRAGRRHQVITPAVVPEATLVSTSPPPPGDTRVVHIGRLSAERGVSELIGLAERLIPHGVRLDLIGAAAREVRPLLRDAQRVGLLDWFGYVPNRHALRMAEGALAGLSLADDTVLTLPTKIMDYMGRGLPVITTPQGSALVEATGCGLVVPLDVDAVLNAVLDLKEDPARRARLGALGHTEARLRHHWPDHAAAFVRRAESWAGLPAHALAV
- a CDS encoding acetoacetate decarboxylase family protein, with protein sequence MATHLIQGRTVAMPVRVRDAEVCSAFYAVRADAARAVIAYSGLDVAEILPGKAVCVLLFVDYRDGDLDPYHEFGMAFLVRPPGVSGTGGLRDLRQAGVFVHWLPVDQSFTLEAGRTLWGFPKELADIELRLGSPYKRCILRKDGRLVLDILIKAGVPAPGATVMAPLDAYTHRDGITRRVPWSVRARGAKVRPGGALIRLGNHPIAKELSELGLPKRAMFTSTVTRAAMSFGEAVEV